A single window of Cytobacillus dafuensis DNA harbors:
- a CDS encoding YbaB/EbfC family nucleoid-associated protein has protein sequence MMRGMGNMQNMMKQMQKMQKKMAEAQEKLGEERIEGTAGGGMVTVIVSGHKEVLEVNIKEEVVDPDDIEMLQDLVLTATNDAMKKADELTNNTMGQFTKGMNLPGMF, from the coding sequence ATGATGCGTGGAATGGGAAATATGCAAAATATGATGAAACAAATGCAAAAAATGCAAAAGAAAATGGCTGAAGCACAAGAAAAGCTAGGTGAAGAAAGAATCGAAGGTACTGCTGGCGGTGGAATGGTTACAGTGATTGTTTCTGGCCATAAAGAAGTACTAGAAGTAAACATAAAGGAAGAGGTTGTAGATCCAGACGATATTGAAATGCTTCAAGATCTAGTGCTGACAGCAACCAATGATGCAATGAAAAAAGCAGATGAATTAACAAACAATACAATGGGGCAATTTACAAAAGGAATGAACCTGCCTGGAATGTTCTAA
- the recR gene encoding recombination mediator RecR, producing MHYPEPISKLIDSFMKLPGIGPKTAARLAFFILSMKEDTVLDFAKALVNAKRNLTYCSVCGHITDQDPCYICEDQRRDRSVICVVQDPKDVIAMEKMKEYHGLYHVLQGAISPMDGIGPEDINIPSLLKRLQDDTVQEVILATNPNIEGEATAMYISRLLKPSGIRATRIAHGLPVGGDLEYADEVTLSKALEGRREV from the coding sequence ATGCACTATCCTGAACCGATATCTAAGCTGATTGACAGCTTTATGAAATTGCCAGGTATCGGCCCTAAAACGGCCGCTCGTCTGGCTTTTTTTATATTAAGTATGAAAGAAGATACGGTACTTGACTTCGCAAAGGCCTTAGTCAATGCAAAAAGAAATTTAACTTATTGCTCTGTTTGTGGCCATATCACAGATCAAGATCCTTGTTATATTTGCGAGGATCAAAGAAGAGATCGCTCTGTAATCTGTGTTGTTCAAGATCCTAAAGATGTAATTGCAATGGAAAAAATGAAAGAATATCATGGCCTCTATCATGTTCTTCAAGGGGCCATATCACCGATGGATGGGATTGGGCCAGAGGATATTAATATTCCTTCACTATTAAAAAGGCTTCAGGATGATACAGTGCAGGAGGTCATCCTTGCAACAAATCCTAATATTGAGGGAGAAGCAACAGCTATGTATATTTCTAGACTTTTAAAGCCATCTGGAATACGTGCTACTCGAATTGCACATGGGCTTCCAGTTGGAGGAGATCTTGAATATGCTGATGAGGTAACGCTGTCAAAAGCTCTTGAGGGAAGAAGAGAAGTTTGA
- a CDS encoding YaaL family protein: MLFRRKGWLRKEFDDKLFGKANELRDIWMNQKLLIEKSFDPSAEIMSQAKISEAKYFFLFKEVKNRNISIRK; the protein is encoded by the coding sequence ATGTTATTTCGTAGAAAGGGTTGGCTTCGTAAAGAATTTGACGATAAGCTCTTTGGAAAAGCTAATGAGCTAAGGGACATCTGGATGAATCAAAAATTACTCATTGAAAAAAGCTTTGATCCATCTGCTGAAATTATGAGCCAAGCAAAAATTAGTGAAGCAAAATATTTTTTTCTATTTAAAGAAGTTAAAAATAGAAACATTTCTATAAGAAAATAA
- a CDS encoding pro-sigmaK processing inhibitor BofA family protein, which produces MEPIVVISILGGCILLLLFLGAPVKPVRFIGQGVIKLLIGALFLFFLNAFGNQFGIHVPINLATASISGFLGIPGLFSLVAIQTWII; this is translated from the coding sequence TTGGAGCCTATTGTGGTGATCTCCATTTTAGGAGGTTGTATTTTATTGCTTTTATTTCTTGGTGCACCAGTGAAACCAGTAAGATTTATTGGACAAGGTGTGATTAAATTACTTATTGGCGCACTTTTTTTATTCTTTTTAAATGCCTTTGGAAACCAATTTGGTATACATGTGCCCATTAATTTGGCTACTGCTTCAATATCGGGCTTTTTAGGAATACCTGGTTTGTTTTCATTAGTGGCCATACAAACTTGGATTATATAA
- a CDS encoding sigma factor G inhibitor Gin yields the protein MSSLLAKKHIGEECVICEQTKIKGIHLYTSFICTDCENDLISTDTSNPKYKFYLKQLKKITNPEIFS from the coding sequence TTGAGTTCGCTATTAGCAAAGAAACATATAGGGGAAGAGTGTGTCATTTGCGAGCAAACAAAAATAAAAGGGATACATCTATACACTTCTTTTATCTGTACAGATTGTGAAAATGATTTAATTTCTACAGACACGAGCAATCCAAAATATAAATTTTATTTAAAGCAGCTAAAAAAGATAACAAACCCAGAAATATTTTCTTAA
- a CDS encoding aminotransferase class I/II-fold pyridoxal phosphate-dependent enzyme — MDQTRTPLFEALIRHIENKPVSFHVPGHKYGSLFPKEAKYFYNKLLKLDATELNGLDDLHSPEGAILEAEQLLSQLYGTKKSFFLVNGSTVGNLAMIMAAIREDDTVLVQRNCHKSILNGINLVKANPVFLEPTYDEEWGVAGGVSVNTVKKAIKAFPYSKAIILTYPNYYGMINDLEEIIQFSHSKGIPVLIDEAHGAHFIGSAIFPQSAVSLKADIVVQSAHKTLPAMTMGSYLHFNSNLLSEKEIRSNLEILQSSSPSYPIMASLDIARSYLAGFSNVDAEALLFNIYDFKKRLQKLKGIKVLSFQNGEGDPLKITLQSTSSLSGYELQSRLESVGVFTEMADPYNVLLIFPLLKSDMEYSIEDMVDRFEAALQSVTIHKQPKKAKAAFIKSSISKLVLNAKQRADLTSVSVPMEEAIGKVCAQFVIPYPPGIPLLFPGEKISKEHIDNIRLLFETGARVQGAEGIKSGKIDIFPN; from the coding sequence TTGGATCAGACTCGAACACCGTTATTTGAAGCTCTAATAAGACATATAGAAAATAAACCTGTGTCCTTCCATGTTCCAGGACATAAATATGGCAGCCTTTTTCCAAAGGAAGCAAAGTATTTTTATAATAAATTGTTAAAGCTTGATGCAACAGAGCTGAACGGGTTAGATGACCTACATTCTCCTGAGGGAGCGATCTTGGAAGCAGAACAGCTTCTTTCCCAATTATATGGAACAAAAAAGAGTTTTTTCTTAGTCAACGGGTCGACTGTCGGAAATTTAGCCATGATCATGGCAGCTATCAGGGAAGATGATACAGTTCTTGTTCAGAGAAATTGTCATAAATCGATATTAAATGGTATCAACCTTGTAAAGGCGAATCCTGTTTTTTTAGAGCCTACGTATGATGAGGAATGGGGTGTCGCAGGAGGAGTATCAGTAAATACTGTTAAAAAGGCGATTAAAGCATTCCCTTATTCAAAGGCAATCATTCTAACATATCCAAATTACTATGGGATGATTAATGATCTAGAGGAGATTATTCAATTTTCTCATTCCAAAGGAATACCAGTTTTAATTGATGAGGCACATGGTGCTCATTTTATAGGAAGTGCTATTTTCCCACAGTCCGCTGTTTCATTAAAAGCTGATATCGTTGTCCAATCGGCACATAAAACGCTTCCTGCGATGACGATGGGGTCATATCTTCATTTTAATAGCAATCTTCTTTCAGAAAAGGAAATTCGCAGCAATCTTGAAATTTTGCAATCAAGCAGCCCATCCTATCCAATTATGGCTTCATTGGATATAGCTAGAAGCTATTTAGCTGGATTTTCGAATGTTGATGCAGAGGCTCTGTTATTTAATATTTATGATTTTAAAAAGAGATTACAAAAATTAAAGGGTATTAAAGTGTTGTCATTTCAAAATGGAGAAGGCGATCCTTTGAAAATAACCCTTCAATCCACCTCTTCTTTAAGTGGGTATGAGCTGCAGAGTAGACTTGAAAGCGTTGGCGTTTTTACGGAGATGGCTGATCCTTATAATGTTTTGCTTATTTTTCCTTTATTGAAATCAGATATGGAATACTCCATTGAGGATATGGTCGATCGCTTTGAAGCAGCCCTTCAATCGGTTACAATTCATAAGCAGCCGAAAAAGGCAAAAGCTGCTTTTATCAAGTCAAGTATCTCGAAGCTGGTGTTGAATGCGAAGCAGAGAGCCGATCTTACTAGCGTATCTGTTCCAATGGAGGAGGCAATAGGAAAGGTATGTGCACAGTTTGTTATCCCCTATCCTCCAGGTATTCCTTTATTATTTCCTGGGGAAAAAATTAGCAAGGAACATATAGACAATATTAGATTACTCTTTGAAACTGGAGCTAGAGTTCAAGGGGCAGAGGGCATAAAGTCCGGAAAGATAGACATATTTCCCAATTAA
- the tmk gene encoding dTMP kinase — MEKGIFITVEGPEGAGKTTIIGMLGEALQAEGYQVLLTREPGGIDIAEQIRNVILDKKNTKMDPRTEALLYAAARRQHLVEKVLPAIEQGYIVLCDRFIDSSLAYQGYARGLGIDDVFSINQFAIEGMMPKLTFYFDIDPKIGLERINRHKEREVNRLDLEDLEFHHKVREGYYQLMKEHPERIFKIDASKPIETVYKDAKSLLKKMIDQED, encoded by the coding sequence ATGGAAAAAGGAATCTTTATTACGGTGGAAGGTCCGGAAGGAGCAGGGAAAACGACGATCATTGGCATGCTAGGAGAAGCTTTACAGGCAGAAGGCTATCAAGTCTTGTTAACGAGAGAACCTGGCGGAATCGATATTGCTGAGCAAATAAGAAATGTTATTCTTGATAAGAAGAACACGAAAATGGATCCTAGGACAGAAGCTCTTTTATATGCAGCGGCAAGAAGGCAGCATCTTGTTGAAAAAGTCCTTCCTGCTATTGAGCAAGGATATATCGTTTTATGTGATCGCTTTATTGATAGCTCTCTAGCTTATCAAGGGTATGCAAGGGGATTAGGTATCGATGATGTGTTCTCGATTAATCAATTTGCTATAGAAGGTATGATGCCAAAGCTTACTTTTTATTTTGATATTGATCCTAAGATTGGCCTTGAAAGGATAAATCGGCATAAGGAGCGGGAAGTAAATCGTCTTGATTTAGAAGACTTAGAATTCCATCATAAAGTACGTGAAGGCTATTATCAATTAATGAAGGAGCATCCTGAACGTATATTTAAAATAGATGCTTCAAAGCCTATTGAAACGGTATATAAAGATGCGAAAAGCTTACTGAAAAAAATGATTGATCAGGAAGATTAA
- a CDS encoding cyclic-di-AMP receptor — MKLILAVIQDQDSNKLMNALVDNNFRATKLASTGGFLKSGNTTFMIGTEDIRVDRALQIIKDNCKSRDQLVAPISPMGGNADSYVPYPVEVEVGGATVFVLPIENFLQF; from the coding sequence ATGAAACTTATTTTAGCGGTTATTCAAGACCAAGACAGCAATAAATTAATGAATGCATTGGTGGACAATAACTTCCGTGCAACCAAGCTAGCAAGTACAGGTGGCTTTCTGAAATCAGGAAACACAACCTTCATGATTGGAACAGAAGATATTCGTGTGGATAGAGCATTGCAAATAATAAAGGATAATTGCAAGTCAAGAGACCAGCTAGTTGCCCCTATCTCTCCAATGGGTGGAAATGCGGACTCCTATGTTCCTTATCCAGTTGAGGTTGAGGTTGGTGGTGCAACAGTGTTTGTATTGCCAATTGAAAATTTCCTTCAATTTTAA
- the holB gene encoding DNA polymerase III subunit delta', translated as MAKTWEELEDIQPIVLKMFKNSMMKNRLAHAYLFEGMKGTGKRDASFLLAKSVFCQSPKQGYIPCETCVNCKRINNGNHPDVHLVEPDGLSIKKAQIQSLQEEFSKTGVESKKKLYMIVHADRMTVNAANSLLKFLEEPHPETIAILMTEQAQQILPTILSRCQTISFQSLSAEKMIEKLISHNVEPQIAPLIAQLTNNIDEAIEYSQNDWFVQAQKIVLKLYEVLKKSPLEAMVSLQDDWFKHFKEKEQIDLGLDLLLLIFKDLLYIQLGKEEQVVYLNEKDRLEQFALQSTSRMISEQMTAVLEAKRKLHANMNPQLLMEQLVLKLQEGSLFV; from the coding sequence GTGGCAAAAACGTGGGAAGAACTAGAAGACATACAGCCTATCGTTTTAAAAATGTTTAAAAATAGTATGATGAAGAATAGGCTAGCTCACGCTTATTTGTTCGAAGGGATGAAGGGGACAGGGAAACGCGATGCAAGCTTTCTTTTAGCAAAAAGTGTTTTTTGCCAATCACCTAAACAAGGTTACATCCCTTGTGAAACATGTGTAAATTGCAAGAGAATTAATAACGGAAATCATCCAGATGTTCATCTTGTCGAACCAGATGGGCTGTCAATCAAAAAAGCCCAAATTCAATCACTTCAGGAGGAGTTCTCCAAAACGGGAGTTGAATCGAAAAAAAAGCTATATATGATTGTCCATGCGGATCGAATGACTGTGAATGCAGCGAACAGTTTGCTAAAATTCCTTGAAGAACCACATCCCGAGACAATTGCTATTTTGATGACAGAACAGGCACAGCAAATACTCCCTACAATTCTTTCTCGTTGCCAAACGATCTCATTTCAGTCCTTATCGGCTGAAAAGATGATCGAAAAGCTAATATCCCACAATGTCGAACCACAGATAGCACCATTAATTGCCCAACTTACCAATAACATTGATGAGGCAATTGAATATAGTCAGAATGATTGGTTTGTACAAGCGCAAAAAATAGTGTTAAAATTGTATGAAGTACTTAAAAAATCGCCATTGGAAGCAATGGTTTCTCTGCAGGATGATTGGTTTAAACACTTTAAAGAGAAAGAACAAATTGATCTTGGGTTAGACCTTTTACTTCTTATTTTTAAGGATTTATTATATATACAGCTTGGTAAAGAAGAGCAGGTCGTCTATCTAAACGAAAAGGATCGTTTAGAGCAGTTTGCTTTACAATCTACAAGTCGAATGATATCTGAGCAGATGACGGCTGTTTTGGAAGCAAAGAGAAAATTGCATGCAAATATGAATCCGCAGCTGTTAATGGAACAGCTT